A stretch of the Aegilops tauschii subsp. strangulata cultivar AL8/78 chromosome 4, Aet v6.0, whole genome shotgun sequence genome encodes the following:
- the LOC120963346 gene encoding uncharacterized protein — protein sequence MTNMVHIDEKWFDMTRVKNSYYVLPGEPEPKRTMSNTHNIGKVMFLTAVARNRYNNEGELTFDGKIGIWVFIEETEAVRTNQNRAKGTKVLTLVKVTRPVCRDYLINKVIPAIQDKWPDDDEGETIFIQQDNAKPHVLPNDVDFREAVEQTDLDIRLLQQPPNSSDFNCLDLCFHNSLQSLTDCRSPTNIQELVQGVEEKFENYDPHKLHRSFITLEAVMFEVMKDKGGNHKLPHLHKDRFQNAGMEIISVYCDS from the coding sequence ATGACCAATATGGTTCACATTGATGAAAAGTGGTTTGACATGACAAGAGTGAAGAATAGTTACTATGTACTTCCAGGAGAACCTGAGCCCAAGCGCACCATGTCAAACACTCACAACATTGGGAAGGTAATGTTCCTAACAGCTGTGGCCAGGAATCGATATAACAATGAGGGGGAGCTAACATTCGATGGGAAGATCGGCATTTGGGTATTCATCGAAGAGACTGAGGCGGTGCGGACAAATCAGAACAGAGCAAAGGGAACAAAAGTGTTGACATTAGTGAAAGTAACCAGGCCTGTGTGCAGAGATTATCTCATCAATAAGGTTATCCCAGCAATTCAGGATAAGTGGCCTGACGATGATGAGGGAGAAACAATATTCATCCAACAGGATAACGCAAAGCCTCATGTCCTTCCCAATGATGTAGATTTTCGAGAAGCTGTGGAACAAACTGATCTTGACATCCGATTGCTACAACAGCCCCCAAATAGTTCTGACTTCAATTGTTTGGACCTCTGCTTCCATAACTCTCTCCAGTCTCTAACTGACTGCAGGTCACCTACAAACATCCAGGAACTGGTACAGGGTGTGGAAGAGAAATTCGAGAATTATGATCCCCACAAGTTGCACAGAAGCTTTATCACATTAGAAGCAGTTATGTTTGAAGTTATGAAAGACAAAGGAGGAAATCATAAGTTGCCACACTTGCACAAGGATCGCTTTCAGAATGCTGGCATGGAAATAATCAGTGTATATTGCGACAGTTAG